In the genome of Methanosarcinales archaeon, one region contains:
- the modB gene encoding molybdate ABC transporter permease subunit encodes MDYSPLVLSLWVSVLATSIIAIFGTLIAYLLARKRFLGRTMLDAFTTLPMILPPTVTGYYLIILLGKNGIIGNYIYKLTGWSVMFTWQAAVIAATVVAIPIMIKSAKAAIESVGLEYEKAAFILGKSEIETFFLVTLPLAKEGLIAGLVLSFARALGEFGATIMMAGNIPGKTSTMPLAIYRAFLSGEDQLATTLVILLTTVSIAVIFITTRINRTD; translated from the coding sequence ATGGATTATTCCCCGCTTGTCCTGTCTCTATGGGTGTCTGTATTAGCAACTTCTATAATCGCTATATTCGGTACATTAATTGCATATCTGCTGGCAAGGAAGCGATTTTTAGGAAGAACAATGCTGGACGCTTTCACAACGCTTCCCATGATACTTCCCCCTACAGTTACAGGCTATTATCTAATCATCCTTCTTGGAAAGAATGGGATAATAGGAAATTATATTTATAAGCTGACAGGCTGGAGCGTAATGTTCACCTGGCAGGCAGCAGTTATAGCCGCAACTGTAGTTGCAATTCCTATAATGATAAAATCTGCAAAAGCGGCAATTGAGTCTGTTGGCCTTGAGTATGAGAAAGCTGCATTCATATTGGGCAAATCCGAAATTGAAACTTTCTTTCTTGTAACCCTGCCGCTTGCAAAAGAAGGATTGATCGCAGGTCTGGTCCTTAGTTTTGCCAGGGCACTTGGTGAATTCGGTGCAACCATAATGATGGCGGGAAATATCCCCGGAAAAACAAGTACGATGCCGCTTGCTATCTACAGGGCTTTTCTATCAGGAGAAGACCAGCTTGCAACCACGCTTGTGATCCTCCTAACCACGGTTTCAATAGCTGTAATCTTCATCA